From the Ignavibacteria bacterium genome, one window contains:
- a CDS encoding T9SS type A sorting domain-containing protein, which produces MKIKILLLLFITMNITARAEDWRWQNPRPQSNTLWAVSFYNEFYGYAVGESGTILFSPDAGKSWEIQFEAITDNFRSISVVDSITAFIAGDYGAIFATTNGGTNWIQQNDKNGRPNNTNGLNSIFFLDKNLGWAAGDNGTILTTLNGGKTWSQQSQGVPTNISINSICFISSTNGFAVGSNGTVLYTTNGGTSWSSKATGEATTVINTMVKFLDQSTGFILGSGGTMYVTRNGGASWSPIASGVTEGLNDITFTSPSEYYVAGDNGTMLHSVNSGSSWTNEALGIYTSVHGLSRTPGTLLAVGDFGMLASKTGTGAWNFTNKGTAPSVNWITFGNNMNGFAGGQWGYMLKTNDGGKTWDNITKGITGDSFYGAAAVGKDNLWVVGDMGILLHTSDGGATWTQQINTQLDSKTIEAVSFVDLNNGWAVGEQGKLIHTMDGGKTWTYQNPGVTSILFGIKFKDTQNGWICGENGLILHTQNGGQSWTKQNENTGYALVNVDFRDLNNGYASGSNGTILKTINGGQTWTRLTTNTTANINSVESRSAGVVYAVGDGGLVLYSTDGGTTWTQQWASTAYDLFSMHMMNDSTLWISGDWGTILAKGNPALVTGVEQKGAPAVPAKFSLSQNYPNPFNPETTIKFSLERSGNVTLKVYNILGREVATLLDGFKLSGEYSIHFNAKNVPSGIYFYELRQGQYSEIRKMSILK; this is translated from the coding sequence ATGAAAATAAAAATACTCCTTCTTTTATTTATAACGATGAACATAACCGCCAGAGCCGAGGACTGGCGCTGGCAGAACCCCAGGCCGCAGTCGAATACGCTCTGGGCGGTCTCATTTTATAATGAATTTTACGGCTATGCCGTTGGCGAAAGCGGCACAATTTTATTCAGCCCCGACGCCGGGAAAAGCTGGGAGATACAGTTTGAAGCTATTACAGATAACTTCAGGAGCATATCTGTCGTTGATTCAATTACAGCCTTTATTGCAGGCGATTACGGCGCCATATTTGCCACAACCAACGGAGGAACCAACTGGATACAGCAGAACGACAAGAACGGAAGACCGAATAACACTAACGGACTTAACTCAATTTTCTTCCTCGACAAAAACTTAGGGTGGGCTGCAGGAGATAACGGGACCATTCTTACAACCCTGAACGGAGGGAAAACCTGGTCTCAGCAGTCGCAGGGCGTTCCAACAAACATTAGCATCAACAGCATTTGCTTTATAAGCAGCACAAACGGTTTTGCCGTTGGCTCAAACGGAACTGTTCTTTATACAACAAATGGCGGAACGAGCTGGAGCTCAAAAGCAACCGGTGAAGCTACCACGGTTATAAACACGATGGTTAAGTTCCTTGACCAGTCGACAGGCTTTATCCTGGGAAGCGGCGGAACAATGTATGTCACTCGTAATGGCGGCGCGAGCTGGAGCCCAATTGCCTCAGGCGTTACAGAAGGCTTAAACGACATTACTTTTACTTCCCCATCGGAATACTATGTTGCGGGCGATAACGGCACCATGCTGCATTCAGTTAATTCCGGAAGCAGCTGGACAAATGAAGCTCTTGGCATTTATACTTCGGTACACGGCCTGTCCAGAACTCCGGGAACACTTTTGGCTGTTGGGGATTTCGGGATGCTGGCAAGCAAAACCGGAACCGGCGCCTGGAACTTCACAAATAAAGGCACTGCTCCAAGCGTCAACTGGATTACCTTCGGCAACAACATGAATGGCTTTGCCGGCGGGCAGTGGGGTTATATGCTTAAGACCAATGACGGCGGGAAAACCTGGGACAACATAACCAAGGGGATTACAGGAGACTCATTCTACGGCGCAGCTGCCGTGGGAAAAGATAACCTCTGGGTTGTTGGAGACATGGGAATACTTCTGCATACCTCTGATGGCGGGGCTACATGGACGCAGCAGATAAATACACAGCTTGATTCCAAGACGATTGAAGCTGTAAGCTTTGTCGACCTCAATAACGGCTGGGCTGTTGGTGAACAGGGTAAGCTAATCCATACAATGGACGGAGGCAAAACCTGGACATACCAGAATCCCGGCGTAACAAGTATTTTATTCGGAATAAAATTCAAAGACACACAGAACGGCTGGATATGCGGCGAAAACGGGCTCATACTCCATACGCAAAATGGCGGACAAAGCTGGACAAAGCAAAATGAGAATACAGGCTATGCGCTTGTAAACGTGGACTTCCGAGACTTAAACAACGGTTATGCTTCAGGCTCAAACGGCACAATATTAAAGACCATTAACGGCGGACAAACCTGGACACGCCTTACTACAAACACTACGGCTAATATAAATTCTGTTGAAAGCAGGTCGGCGGGCGTTGTTTATGCCGTTGGCGACGGAGGACTCGTTCTTTACAGCACTGATGGCGGCACAACATGGACACAACAGTGGGCTTCAACCGCATACGACCTTTTCTCAATGCATATGATGAATGATTCCACGCTCTGGATCTCGGGCGACTGGGGGACTATACTTGCAAAAGGGAACCCCGCGCTTGTTACAGGAGTAGAACAGAAAGGCGCTCCGGCAGTCCCGGCAAAGTTCAGCCTTTCACAGAACTACCCGAATCCTTTTAACCCTGAGACGACAATTAAGTTCAGCCTTGAAAGAAGCGGCAATGTTACCCTTAAGGTCTATAACATACTCGGGCGTGAGGTGGCAACGCTTTTAGACGGCTTTAAGCTATCAGGAGAATACTCCATCCATTTTAACGCAAAGAACGTTCCAAGCGGAATATATTTTTATGAATTAAGACAGGGCCAGTATTCAGAAATTAGGAAGATGTCGATTCTGAAGTAA
- a CDS encoding dihydroorotase, whose product MKIILKNARLLNPEQKLNETSDLLITNGVITKVGSLNAEDTKNARTFELNNKYVVPGLFDMHVHLREPGREDEETVVTGSNSAAAGGFTGLACMPNTNPAIDSAEIVSFIKEKAKNHLVDVYPVGAVTMERKGESLSPMAELNEAGVVAFSDDGDAIKNARILRLAFEYASMYGIPIMEHCEDESLAGGVMNEGVTSTFLGLPPMPSIAEDLTVMRDIMMAEYTGGKIHITHISTKNSIEMVRQAKKRGVKITSDVTPHHFSLTEEALKNYDTNTKMNPPLRTRADVDAVLEALKDGTIDAIASDHAPHSIEEKEMEFIYAPNGIVGLETELGLALSELLNKKILSIEEIVNKLSVNPRKILNLPVPKIAEGEIANLTIIDPEVVWTVDVKQFKSKSKNSPFDKRLLTGKALGVINKGKMFFEDKFFAI is encoded by the coding sequence ATGAAAATAATATTAAAAAACGCGAGGCTCCTTAACCCGGAGCAGAAACTAAATGAAACCAGTGACCTGCTGATTACTAACGGCGTAATTACAAAAGTCGGCAGCCTTAATGCTGAAGACACAAAAAATGCTAGAACATTTGAACTTAATAATAAATACGTGGTCCCCGGGCTTTTTGACATGCACGTCCACTTAAGAGAGCCGGGCAGGGAAGATGAAGAAACTGTTGTTACAGGAAGCAACAGCGCCGCTGCAGGAGGTTTTACGGGACTTGCATGCATGCCGAACACCAATCCGGCAATAGACTCGGCTGAAATTGTAAGCTTCATAAAAGAAAAAGCAAAAAACCACCTCGTGGATGTCTATCCTGTAGGCGCTGTTACAATGGAAAGAAAAGGTGAATCTCTCAGTCCTATGGCTGAACTGAATGAAGCAGGCGTTGTGGCATTTTCTGACGACGGCGATGCCATTAAAAATGCAAGAATTTTAAGGCTGGCATTTGAATACGCCTCAATGTACGGCATACCCATTATGGAACACTGCGAGGATGAATCCCTGGCCGGTGGTGTGATGAACGAGGGCGTTACCTCTACATTCTTAGGACTTCCCCCGATGCCTTCAATTGCCGAAGACCTGACCGTTATGCGCGATATAATGATGGCTGAATACACGGGCGGCAAAATTCATATCACCCATATCAGCACAAAAAACTCAATTGAAATGGTACGCCAGGCAAAGAAAAGGGGAGTCAAAATTACCTCAGACGTTACACCCCACCACTTCTCTTTGACTGAAGAAGCCCTTAAGAATTACGACACAAATACAAAGATGAATCCCCCCTTAAGGACGAGGGCCGACGTGGATGCCGTGCTTGAAGCCTTAAAAGACGGCACCATAGACGCCATTGCAAGCGACCACGCGCCTCATTCAATTGAGGAAAAAGAGATGGAATTTATCTATGCGCCTAACGGAATAGTGGGACTTGAAACCGAGCTCGGCCTGGCCTTAAGCGAGCTTCTGAATAAGAAGATCCTTTCAATTGAGGAGATTGTAAATAAACTGTCGGTTAACCCAAGGAAGATTCTGAACCTCCCGGTTCCGAAAATTGCCGAGGGTGAAATTGCCAACCTTACAATAATCGATCCCGAGGTTGTCTGGACGGTTGACGTTAAGCAATTTAAGTCCAAATCAAAGAACTCTCCTTTCGACAAGAGGCTTTTGACCGGAAAGGCCCTGGGTGTTATTAACAAGGGTAAAATGTTCTTTGAAGATAAATTCTTTGCGATTTAA
- a CDS encoding aspartate carbamoyltransferase catalytic subunit, which yields MPLSSRHLLGLQGVPKEDIQLILDTAVTFREVLERPIKKVPTLQGKTIVNLFFENSTRTRISFELAQKRLSADTINFSTSTSSTKKGETFKDTVKNIEAMKVDMIVVRHASAGVPQFLTRISNANIINAGDGAHEHPTQALLDMYSIREKFGRLEGLKVCIVGDIAHSRVALSNIFGLKAMGAHVSLCGPATMIPRDIEKLGVKVIHDIDEAIRENDVLNVLRIQLERQAGALFPSLREYHNYFGITSERLEKNGRDIVILHPGPINRGVEISSEVADGPYQIILDQVTNGVAVRMAVLYLLGTLNKADGR from the coding sequence ATGCCTTTATCAAGCAGACATCTACTGGGATTGCAGGGCGTTCCAAAGGAAGATATACAGCTCATTTTAGATACGGCGGTCACTTTCAGGGAAGTGCTGGAAAGGCCGATCAAGAAGGTCCCGACACTTCAGGGGAAAACCATTGTAAATCTTTTCTTTGAAAACTCCACCCGCACCCGTATCTCATTTGAACTGGCGCAGAAGCGCCTTTCGGCCGATACGATCAACTTCTCAACTTCCACGAGCAGTACAAAAAAGGGAGAAACCTTCAAGGATACTGTAAAGAATATTGAAGCCATGAAAGTCGACATGATCGTAGTGCGCCATGCCTCGGCAGGAGTTCCGCAGTTCTTAACACGCATTTCAAATGCAAATATTATTAACGCCGGTGACGGCGCACACGAGCACCCCACGCAGGCCCTGCTGGATATGTATTCAATCAGGGAAAAGTTCGGACGCCTGGAAGGACTTAAGGTCTGTATCGTTGGCGACATCGCTCACAGCCGCGTGGCGCTTTCAAACATATTCGGGCTTAAGGCCATGGGCGCCCACGTGTCGCTCTGCGGCCCTGCAACCATGATCCCGAGGGATATTGAAAAGCTGGGAGTAAAGGTAATACACGACATTGACGAGGCCATACGCGAAAATGACGTCCTTAACGTCCTTAGGATCCAGCTCGAGCGCCAGGCGGGCGCCTTATTCCCAAGCCTGAGGGAATACCACAACTACTTCGGCATAACTTCTGAACGCCTTGAGAAAAACGGAAGGGATATTGTTATTCTACACCCCGGACCCATAAACCGCGGCGTTGAGATCTCTTCGGAAGTGGCCGACGGACCGTATCAGATAATTCTCGATCAGGTGACAAACGGTGTAGCTGTCAGAATGGCTGTGCTCTACTTATTAGGAACATTAAACAAGGCGGATGGAAGATGA
- a CDS encoding glycosyltransferase family 2 protein, producing the protein MSVLEVDLSFLFVVAVILIWFMIGYQFILTVYGYFNYMKSLKEKKEVDAKEYDLPSCTILIPAHNEDKVIGQTIEAMLRLNYPKDKLEIIVINDGSKDRTKEIIQHYASLDSRVVLFDVPKGEGGKGKSRALNLGIRQAKNDIIAIYDADNTPDANALRYLVIQLTTHKDLGAVLGKFRTVNKNTNLLTKFINIETLSFQSMLQAGRWQMHRIATLPGTNFVMWKWLIYKLGGWDEEALTEDSELSIRIYQEGYKIKFIPYSITYEQEPQEWKVWIKQRMRWVRGNNYVIAKFFKQIPKFKNKRLAFDLLYNLSLYYVFFAAILISDVLFIISALNLVSIALPGPYTFVWIMAFFLFILEITLAISFDEEESIKNIFLIVLSYFSYCQLWIYIVVKAIYSEYIKREKRTWDKTVRFEVKPSQITQPQVETTKKELKDELQSK; encoded by the coding sequence ATGTCAGTCTTAGAAGTAGATTTAAGCTTTTTATTTGTCGTTGCTGTCATTCTGATATGGTTCATGATCGGCTATCAGTTTATACTGACCGTATACGGCTATTTCAACTATATGAAGAGCCTGAAGGAGAAGAAGGAAGTTGACGCTAAAGAATATGACCTCCCTTCCTGCACCATTCTTATTCCTGCTCATAATGAAGATAAGGTAATCGGACAAACGATTGAAGCAATGTTAAGGTTGAATTATCCAAAAGACAAGCTTGAAATAATTGTTATCAATGACGGATCGAAAGACAGGACTAAAGAGATCATACAGCATTATGCATCTTTAGACAGCCGCGTGGTTCTTTTTGACGTTCCCAAGGGCGAAGGCGGAAAGGGAAAAAGCCGCGCGCTTAACCTCGGGATCAGGCAGGCTAAAAACGATATCATAGCCATTTATGATGCCGACAACACCCCGGATGCGAATGCACTAAGGTACCTGGTAATTCAGCTTACAACACATAAGGACCTGGGTGCGGTGCTCGGGAAATTCAGAACAGTAAACAAAAACACAAACCTTCTTACAAAGTTCATCAATATTGAAACCCTCAGCTTCCAGTCGATGCTTCAGGCAGGACGCTGGCAGATGCACAGGATAGCAACATTGCCAGGGACAAACTTTGTAATGTGGAAGTGGCTCATATACAAGCTCGGAGGATGGGATGAAGAAGCCCTCACTGAAGACTCAGAGCTCAGCATAAGAATTTACCAGGAAGGCTACAAAATTAAGTTTATCCCCTATTCAATTACATACGAACAGGAGCCGCAGGAGTGGAAGGTCTGGATAAAGCAGCGCATGAGATGGGTCAGGGGCAACAACTACGTAATTGCAAAGTTCTTCAAGCAGATACCGAAGTTCAAGAACAAGCGTCTGGCTTTTGATCTTTTATACAACCTTTCTCTTTATTACGTATTTTTTGCCGCAATTCTGATTTCTGACGTTCTTTTCATAATCAGTGCTTTGAACCTGGTCAGTATTGCACTTCCCGGCCCTTACACTTTTGTTTGGATCATGGCGTTCTTCCTGTTTATTCTTGAAATTACGCTTGCCATATCTTTTGACGAGGAAGAAAGCATAAAGAATATATTTCTCATAGTGCTAAGTTATTTCAGCTACTGCCAGCTTTGGATATATATTGTTGTGAAGGCCATTTATTCAGAATACATAAAAAGAGAAAAACGCACCTGGGATAAAACAGTGAGGTTTGAAGTAAAGCCCTCGCAGATTACTCAGCCCCAGGTGGAAACAACAAAAAAGGAGCTTAAGGATGAACTGCAAAGCAAATAA
- a CDS encoding SIMPL domain-containing protein, whose translation MKEKNVFLIPAALIAAGLIICAVIMALTWRANRKADQTITVTGSAKKEITSDFGLLRGSISSRATTAEEAFNELNRQKPILLEYLASKGFPQDKVTFFTVNSFPVYEVGPNREQTGRLLNYNYSQRIEISSADVNKIREISLEISSLVKKGVTFMVEMPEYYYTKLADLKIQVQAEAAKDAINRAQRIAEATNRSLGPIKSARMGVLQITPKFSNMVSDYGVNDLSSIDKEITAVISASFQLE comes from the coding sequence ATGAAAGAGAAAAATGTGTTCCTTATTCCTGCAGCTTTAATCGCTGCAGGACTTATTATCTGCGCCGTTATTATGGCTTTGACCTGGCGCGCTAACAGGAAAGCCGATCAGACAATTACCGTTACCGGTTCGGCAAAGAAGGAGATAACCAGTGACTTCGGCCTCCTTAGGGGAAGTATCTCTTCGCGCGCCACTACGGCTGAGGAAGCGTTCAATGAGCTGAACCGTCAGAAGCCGATCCTGCTTGAATACCTTGCCTCAAAGGGGTTCCCTCAGGATAAGGTTACTTTCTTTACAGTTAATTCTTTTCCTGTCTATGAGGTGGGCCCGAATAGGGAACAGACGGGAAGATTGCTCAATTATAACTACAGCCAGAGAATAGAGATCAGTTCAGCCGACGTTAATAAGATTCGGGAAATATCGCTTGAAATCAGTTCACTGGTTAAAAAGGGCGTTACGTTCATGGTGGAGATGCCTGAATACTACTATACTAAGCTTGCGGACCTAAAAATCCAGGTACAGGCTGAGGCCGCAAAAGACGCCATTAACCGCGCGCAGAGGATTGCCGAGGCCACGAACAGATCCTTAGGCCCCATTAAGTCGGCCAGGATGGGAGTCCTTCAGATTACGCCGAAGTTTTCAAACATGGTCTCCGACTACGGTGTAAATGACTTAAGCTCAATTGATAAGGAAATTACAGCCGTAATTTCGGCCTCCTTCCAGCTTGAATAA
- a CDS encoding OmpA family protein yields the protein MKSKLLLTLAFIAFMTYEGFAQLAQNSWSYSFGLAYPRYISSGISPSEYNYGVFHSFQRNFSEHVGLRISGNYNRLQGKFGTIEEKTDLLSANFDLVYYFAPCEPVSPYFLVGAGAFIFKVSNPISPGLSSKFLRDYQIDAGLGAEWYLSEDWRLETELDYTTPATSRIDGVTSGFNNGLLGGNYDTYATFRLGVIYYFSKGEPSKLCDLYSGLAKETPEIDYDRIESIIKKYQTKPTETVDYDRIEDIVKRNQTLAAPQMQKQNWQLVGVTFDLGSAKFKTEAYPILYNAAQMLVQNPDLKVEIQGYTDDIGSDTYNLNLSLKRADAVKDYLVSHGVAANRLSAVGLGSQNPVGSNKSPKGRVLNRRIEFKILN from the coding sequence ATGAAATCAAAACTGTTACTGACCCTGGCATTCATAGCATTTATGACTTATGAAGGCTTTGCCCAGCTGGCACAGAACAGCTGGAGCTATTCCTTTGGCCTGGCTTATCCCAGATACATCAGTTCCGGAATCTCTCCAAGCGAGTATAATTACGGAGTATTCCATTCCTTCCAAAGAAATTTCTCTGAGCACGTGGGACTGAGAATTTCGGGCAATTATAACCGCCTGCAGGGAAAATTTGGAACAATTGAAGAGAAAACAGACCTCCTGAGCGCAAACTTCGACCTGGTTTATTACTTCGCCCCCTGTGAACCGGTCTCTCCTTACTTCCTTGTTGGTGCGGGTGCTTTTATCTTTAAGGTAAGCAACCCTATCAGCCCCGGCCTTTCAAGCAAATTCCTGAGGGATTACCAGATCGATGCCGGCCTGGGTGCCGAATGGTACCTCTCTGAGGACTGGAGGCTCGAGACGGAACTGGATTACACTACTCCTGCTACAAGCAGAATTGACGGCGTTACCTCGGGCTTTAACAACGGGCTTCTTGGCGGTAACTACGATACATATGCCACTTTCCGCCTGGGCGTTATTTACTACTTCTCAAAAGGGGAGCCTTCAAAACTTTGCGACCTCTACAGCGGCCTGGCAAAGGAAACCCCTGAAATAGATTATGACCGCATAGAGAGCATAATTAAAAAATACCAGACCAAACCTACAGAGACTGTAGATTACGACAGAATTGAGGACATAGTTAAAAGAAACCAGACTCTTGCCGCTCCGCAGATGCAGAAACAAAACTGGCAGCTTGTTGGCGTAACCTTTGACCTGGGAAGTGCAAAGTTCAAAACAGAGGCTTATCCCATACTTTATAACGCTGCTCAGATGCTCGTGCAGAACCCTGATCTGAAAGTTGAAATACAGGGCTATACAGACGACATAGGCTCCGATACATATAACCTTAACCTTTCACTTAAAAGGGCCGATGCCGTTAAGGATTACCTCGTAAGCCACGGGGTCGCGGCAAACCGCCTTAGCGCCGTGGGGCTTGGGTCACAGAATCCTGTCGGCAGCAACAAGAGCCCAAAAGGCAGGGTACTGAACCGCAGGATAGAATTTAAGATATTAAATTGA
- the pyrR gene encoding bifunctional pyr operon transcriptional regulator/uracil phosphoribosyltransferase PyrR, which yields MNIKAKIIDQEGMNRTLTRLAHEILERNKGTKNLVLIGMRTRGEFISRRLLEKIREIDHSEPPYGVLDITLYRDDFRKRLKQPQVSVTNITFDINEKDVILIDDVLYTGRTVRSALDALMDLGRPSTIQLCVLVDRGHRELPIRADFIGKNIPTSFNEEVKVKMKEIDDEDAVYLIDISKE from the coding sequence ATGAACATAAAAGCTAAAATTATTGACCAGGAAGGTATGAACCGTACGCTTACGCGCCTTGCGCACGAGATACTGGAGAGGAACAAGGGTACAAAAAATCTGGTGCTGATCGGTATGAGAACGCGCGGTGAGTTTATTTCCAGAAGACTCCTGGAGAAGATTAGGGAAATTGACCACTCGGAGCCCCCGTACGGAGTGCTTGATATCACTCTCTACAGGGATGACTTCCGCAAGCGCCTCAAACAGCCGCAGGTCTCTGTAACAAACATAACCTTTGACATTAACGAAAAAGACGTCATACTTATTGATGACGTCCTTTATACCGGCAGAACCGTCAGAAGCGCCCTCGATGCCTTGATGGACCTCGGGCGGCCTTCTACAATCCAGCTCTGCGTTTTAGTCGACCGCGGGCACCGCGAGCTCCCGATCAGGGCCGACTTTATCGGGAAAAATATCCCTACTTCATTCAATGAGGAAGTAAAAGTGAAAATGAAAGAAATAGACGATGAAGACGCCGTCTATTTAATCGATATTTCTAAAGAATAG